In a single window of the Desulfuromonadales bacterium genome:
- a CDS encoding peptidylprolyl isomerase, with the protein IKNEAGNGLKNKTGTIAMARTQEVDSATAQFFINTADNKFLDHGGSNPSVFGYAVFGKVIDGMDAVWAIEQVATGSAGMHQDVPKEAVTINKVTVIE; encoded by the coding sequence CGATCAAGAACGAGGCCGGCAACGGCCTGAAGAACAAGACCGGCACCATCGCCATGGCCCGCACCCAGGAGGTCGACAGCGCCACCGCCCAGTTCTTCATCAACACCGCCGACAACAAGTTCCTCGACCATGGCGGCAGCAACCCCTCCGTCTTCGGCTACGCCGTCTTCGGCAAGGTCATCGACGGCATGGACGCGGTCTGGGCCATCGAACAGGTCGCCACCGGCAGCGCCGGCATGCACCAGGACGTGCCGAAAGAGGCGGTGACCATCAACAAGGTGACGGTTATTGAATAA